The Bacillus sp. 2205SS5-2 genome contains a region encoding:
- a CDS encoding sigma factor G inhibitor Gin, whose translation MRNQKNHLYGETCIICSDEKTKGIHLYTSFICFDCERAMIHSETKDPDYSFYVHQLKKVTTPHIPS comes from the coding sequence ATGAGGAACCAAAAAAATCATCTATATGGGGAAACTTGTATTATTTGCTCGGACGAAAAGACAAAGGGGATTCACTTGTACACTTCATTTATCTGTTTTGATTGTGAAAGAGCCATGATTCATTCTGAAACAAAAGATCCCGATTATAGTTTTTATGTTCATCAACTTAAGAAAGTAACGACTCCACATATTCCTTCGTAA